The genomic region GTTAGATGAGGGCTTTAATATACTTTCTATGGTCATAATTGGCGGACAAGGTACTTTAGTAGGCCCTTTCGTGGGATCTTTAATAGTTAATATTATAACTGAAGTATTTAGATTTGCTGCACAGTACAGAATGGTAGTCTATGCTATTTTAATAATAACAATGATGTGGTTAAGACCACAGGGACTTGTCGGTGCCTACGATAGTATTTTAGCAGGTAATAGGGCTAGAAGAAAATTAAAAAGAAAACCAGTTAAGGTAGGTGACAAGTAGTGGGTGAAGTTATATTAGAGGCGAAGGAAATATGTAAGTACTTTGGTGGGTTGAAGGCAGTAGAACAGGTTAATATGCAGGTGGAGAAAAATGATATATTTGGGATTATTGGTCCAAATGGAGCAGGGAAGACAACATTTTTTAATGTTTGCTCTGGCATGTACAGTCCCACCTCAGGTGATATTTTATATAAGGGTGAATCGATAATTAATAAAAGGCCTGAGGAAATTGCAAAAAAAGGGATAGCTAGGACCTTTCAAAATATTCAATTATTTAGAAACATGACCGTTTTAAACAATGTAAAAATAGGATTTCATATTAGAACTAATGCTAGTATCTTTGATGCAATCTTTAGAAATAAAAAGTATAAGCTGGATGAGGAATTAGTAACTCAAGAGGGGTTAGAAATATTAAAGAAAGTAGGTCTATATGAATATAAAGATACTTTAGCAGGTAATTTAGCATATGGCATACAAAGAAGAGTCGAAATAGCCAGGGCATTAGCCTTAAATCCGGAACTAATACTTTTAGATGAGCCTGCAGCAGGGATGAATCCTTCAGAAACTCAAGGATTAATGAAGTT from Serpentinicella alkaliphila harbors:
- a CDS encoding ABC transporter ATP-binding protein, translating into MGEVILEAKEICKYFGGLKAVEQVNMQVEKNDIFGIIGPNGAGKTTFFNVCSGMYSPTSGDILYKGESIINKRPEEIAKKGIARTFQNIQLFRNMTVLNNVKIGFHIRTNASIFDAIFRNKKYKLDEELVTQEGLEILKKVGLYEYKDTLAGNLAYGIQRRVEIARALALNPELILLDEPAAGMNPSETQGLMKFIQDLNKEGYTIMVIEHDMKFIMSMSNKVLVLNFGQKISEGTPEYVKQDEKVITAYFGRGFDKEAEAKC